A DNA window from Gigantopelta aegis isolate Gae_Host chromosome 4, Gae_host_genome, whole genome shotgun sequence contains the following coding sequences:
- the LOC121371294 gene encoding G protein-coupled receptor 137Ba-like, translating to MRVSDRFSVLYPNILLLPTSRLSNDDNVILREGSGDAPLKSFPRLKPALSPSVELSLTVVYVSLYALLFLIVYVQLWMIWYYRHKRFSYQTVFLYLCLLFSGLRVSLFSFYFNNCDLANDLPWPVYWILYGLPVCLQFTTLCLLVLFFAQVVFKARAKYEPSKFKRPLRVLVIIAIILFFVSNIVCAMIVKLHEKSYKSIPMELLYVRVAINETLFVIFGILLSFCIYKMSKLSSSSLVLEAKGTTMCQAIAACVVILLLFTSRAVYNFISIYPAVKSRMPGFGYDWVNVSDQADITNLQKGYAYVSFGIVLFVWEVLPTFVVVLFFRVKRAINSVSLSDISSHSSSKVFFFDNPRRYDSEDDLSQSVSHSASPYEISNAHSVNYGSARNTPKGTPRGTPSQRGFTRMAPRTGYGSIMSSSLPAGRVASPPNQYGHGGP from the exons ATGCGGGTGTCGGATAGATTTTCCGTTTTATATCCTAACATCTTGCTGTTGCCAACAAGCAGACTGTCTAATGATGACAATGTCATTTTACGAGAGGGTTCGGGGGATGCCCCGTTAAAATCGTTTCCTCGTCTGAAACCAGCGTTATCCCCGAGTGTCGAACTGAGCTTGACAGTTGTGTATGTATCACTGTATGCACTGTTGTTCTTAATAGTGTATGTGCAGCTATGGATGATTTGGTACTATCGTCACAAACGTTTCAGTTACCAGACAGTGTTCTTGTatctgtgtttgttgttttctggTCTCAGGGTGTCCCTCTTTTCCTTTTACTTCAACAACTGTGATTTGGCTAATGACCTGCCATGGCCAGTCTATTGGATTTTATATGGTTTGCCTGTCTGTCTTCAGTTCACGACATTGTGTCTCTTGGTGTTGTTCTTTGCTCAG gttGTCTTTAAAGCTAGAGCTAAATATGAACCAAGCAAATTCAA GCGTCCATTGCGGGTCTTGGTAATAATTGCCATTATCTTGTTCTTCGTCTCAAACATTGTGTGTGCAATGATAGTTAAGCTACATGAAAAATCCTACAAATCAATTCCAATGGAACTGCTGTATGTTCGTGTTGCTATTAATGAAACCTTATTTGTGATTTTCGGAATTCTTTTATCCTTCTGCATATACAAAATGTCCAAGTTGTCTTCATCCAGTTTGGTGTTAGAGGCAAAG GGAACAACGATGTGTCAGGCAATTGCTGCCTGTGTTGTGATCTTACTTCTGTTTACCTCGAGAGCAGTGTACAactttatatctatatatccaGCAGTTAAGTCACGCATGCCAGGCTTTGGTTATGACTGGGTCAATGTTTCTGACCAG gctGATATCACAAACCTACAAAAAGGTTATGCCTATGTTTCCTTTGGAATTGTACTGTTTGTGTGGGAGGTCCTTCCAACATTTGTggtagttttatttttcagagttAAACGGGCAATTAATTCTGTG tcTCTGAGCGACATATCATCACATAGTAGTTCAAAAGTGTTCTTTTTTGATAATCCACGTCGATATGATAGTGAGGATGATCTTTCTCAATCAGTTTCTCATTCAGCCAG TCCATATGAAATCAGTAATGCACATTCTGTGAACTATGGAAGTGCGAGAAACACTCCAAAGGGTACTCCAAGAGGGACACCCAGTCAAAGAGGCTTTACAAGAATGGCTCCTCGGACTGGCTACGGCTCCATCATGAGTTCAAGTCTCCCTGCTGGCAGAGTTGCTTCTCCACCTAATCAGTATGGCCACGGAGGACCGTAG